The sequence CATATCATTTTGTTGTTTAATTATCCTAAAACTTTTGCAACAGTAACACCAATATCAGCAGGGGAATCTACTACATTGATACCGTTTTCTCTCATGATTTCCATTTTAGCCTGAGCTGTATCTTCATCACCTCCAACAATAGCACCTGCGTGACCCATTGTTCTGCCTTTAGGAGCAGTTTGTCCAGCGATAAAACCAACAACCGGTTTTGTAGAACCACTAGCTTTATACCATCTTGCAGCTTCAGCCTCAAGACCACCACCGATTTCACCGATCATTACAACCGCTTCAGTTTCTGGGTCGTTGATGAACAATTCAAGAGCTTCTCTTGTAGTAGTTCCAATTATTGGGTCACCACCGATTCCGATTGCTGTAGAAACACCGTAACCAGCTTTTACAACTTGGTCAGCAGCTTCATAAGTAAGAGTTCCTGATTTTGAAACGATCCCTACTTTTCCTTTTTTGAAAACGAAACCTGGCATAATACCAATTTTAGCTTCATCAGAAGTGATGATTCCCGGACAGTTTGGCCCGATCAATCTGCACTCTTTGTCAGCGATATAAGATTTTACTTTTACCATGTCTGCAACAGGAATACCTTCTGTAATACATACGATTACTTTAATACCCGCTTCAGCAGCTTCCATGATAGCATCTGCAGCAAATGCAGGTGGTACAAAAATGATACTTACATTAGCTCCAGCCTTTGCAACAGCGTCAGCAACAGTATTAAATACCGGCTTCCCAAGGTGCTCGCTTCCTCCTTTTCCTGGAGTAACACCACCTACTACGTTGGTTCCATATTCGATCATCTGACCAGCGTGGAAAGTACCTTCGTTACCTGTAAAACCTTGTACAATTACTTTAGAATCTTTGTTTACTAAAATTGACATTTTATTGTTGTTTTAATTTATTTTTATTAATGCTCACAAATTTACTTATTTTTCTTTGATTATAGATAAAACCATCAGACTAATCTTTATCACCTTTATTAAAAAAATTAAAAGAAATACAATCGGGCAAATCACTGCTGAGCGATTAAGAATAGAATAATCTGTTCTAAGCGTGTGATTTTATTTTAATTTTTAAGTAAAATTATCTCTCTGCAAACATACTGATTTTATTTTTTTCAGGACAGAGTGCAGTTAAGAACCTCATGAATTTTTCATAATATCAATTCTGAAAGTGGATTTTTTGTTTAAATGAACAGAAATAAGATTGATGTGATTTTAAACTACATCTATATAGTATGAAAGTGTTCTGTTTATTGCTGAATATAGTCTGGCAGTTGATGAATATGAGCTTTCTAATTCTTAATACAATATGGATATGCCATATTTCCCTCAGATAATTATAACACGTCAAGTTCTGTCGCTTTACTGAGTTAGCTTTGTCAAAATAAACATCACATCATCATCAAGTTTTTATCAAACTATTGTGGTATGTATTAAAAAAAGTTAAATTAGCGCCAATAAAATAAAAACCCAAATCATGAAAAAACTCTACATGAGTGCAGTTCTACTATGCACAACTGCCGTATTGTATGCTCAGGATGTGGTATGGCAGAAAGACATTAAATCCTCTACTCAGAATTTTCTCTCACAAGTCACCACAACAATCGACCAGCAGTATCTCATTACAGGAAGTTCTATTCAATCGAAAAAGCTTACTTCTGAAAACAAACAAAATAACGGTTACGATTTTCATCTCGTTAAATTGAATCAACAAGGTGAAGAAGTCTGGGAAAAACATTTCACAGGACAGAACCATGATTTTCTCTCGGCAACGGTCGCTACTCAGGAAGGTGGTTTTCTGTTGGCTGGAACATCGTATTCAGGAAAAGGTTTAGACAAAAAAGATGATGCTAAAGGCGGATCGGATATCTGGCTGATCAGAATCAATGAATATGGTGATGAGCTATGGCAGAAAACTTTGGGAACTTCACAGGATGAGGAAGCCAGAGCGGTGATTCAAACTACAGATTTCGGATTCTTTGTTGCCGGAAACGTTCAGAATGCTTCAAAAGGATATGGTTCCAAAGATGTTTTGGTTTCAAGACTCGATAAGAACGGAAAAGAACTATCTCAGATTATTTTAGGAGGAAAAGGATTAGATGAAGTGGAGAAGATGATTCCAACTATTGATGGAGGTGCATTGCTCGGAATTTATTCAAGAAGTAATGCCGGTGGATCAAAGAAGACAGAGAACTTCGGGGAAGGAGATTTTTGGGTGGTGAAGTTGAGCAAAGACGGAAAAGTAGAATGGGAAAAGAACTTTGGAGGTAAAGGAGATGATCACTTAAGAACTCTTTCAATGACTTCCACAGGATTTATCGTGGGTGGTGAATCGAGATCAGAGAGATCAGGAAATAAATCTATAGGCATTGAAGAAGGTACTGATATTTGGTTGATTTCTCTAAATGACAGAGGTGAAGAACTGTGGCAGAAATCTTACAATTTTAAGAACAGAGATGTTCTGATGGGGATGAATGTGGTGAAAACCGGAGACGATAAAAGCTCGAAAGGAATTTTACTCGGCGGTTATACTCAGGCGGAAGGCAGAATAGAAGCAGATGATGAAACATTTTGGATGCTCTACCTGAACCAGGATGGTAACGAACAATGGAGAAAGCATGTGAAAGGAGAATCGAGAAAAAAAGAAGAAAGGTTATCTGATATTAAATTAAATAGAGATGGCTCGATCATTTTGGCAGGAACGAGCGCTGAAGAACTTGGAAAAGAGAACTGGAAGATCGTGAAGTTGGGTGACAAGCAATTGGATCAGCTGATTGAGAAATTAGATATCAAGATTTATCCGAATCCTGTATCTGATTACTGTTATGTGGAGATTGGTTTTGAATTCAAGGAAGCGGATATTACGTTGTATGATATGGGCGGAAGACAGCTGCAAAGCTTGAAAACCAAGAATAAGGTGACTAAGATCAGTACGCAGAATCTGATTCAGGGAGCGTATCTCATTACGATTAAAACAGATACCGAGAAAACCGCCAGCGCAAAAATTATTAAAAATAAAAAAAACACTAATAAAAATGAAAAAAATTGTAATCTGTGCAGGTCTTATACTTGCCAATAGTTTTGCAGCACAAGAACTAAGTAATTTAATGCGGGGCGGTCAAAATGACGAAGAATTGTCGCCTAATGTAAATCCACCTTCTCCTGAATCATATTTCAGAACACAGTATGGAAATTTACAGTTTAATGAATTTAAAGGGAATCCTAATGTAGTTATCCCGATCCATACGCTATCATCAAATAAACTTAAACATCCTTTATCCTTACTATACACCAAGGCAGGTGTTAAGGTGAATGACACCCCTAATACTGCGGGCATGAACTGGATACTGGAAGCAGGAGGAGTTATTAACAGAACGATATATGACAAAACAGACGAAACAGTAAGCAACAGACTTTTGTTGAGTCTTGATGATCTAAGTTATTTGTACAGCCAACAAGGAGAATCGACATTGGTAACGTATGCCCGAGAACTTACTACTAATTTTGACCATCAGCCTGATATTTTCAATTTTTCATTTCCAGGATATAGTGGAAGTTTTTATCTCGACCATAATTTCAAACCTGTTCTTCTGACTCAGGACAATAATCTGAAAATTGAAACCGTAGGTATTTTTAAACAGACCTATAGTTTTATCATTACCACCAATGATGGAACAAAATATACTTTTGGAGGGGCAGGGGCTACAGAAAAAACGAAAGTAAGAGCCAATGTCTTTCTCAGCGGGGTGACCAGTTTCTATTTAACAAAAATAGAGGATATGGCAGGAAACAAGATTGAGTTTTCCTATACACAAGTCAATCCAAATGTTACTTTGCTGGGGTTGAACGAGCAGAAGTCTCTAGACAAAAAATTATTTGACATGGGGGCTCCCGCAGAAGGCACACAGGCAAGTCCTTCAACCACTCCTTACAGTCAGTCTATTAAAAAGATTAACATCAATGATCCTAAAATTCTGACGCAGATCACAGCAGGAAATGAAAAGGTGATTATTAACTATGCAACAACCCCTTCCGAAACTTTTCAGAAAGCAGGAAATATTGTTATTAGTTCCTATAATGTTGATGTTAAAAAAATTGTATTTGAATATATCAATAATTTGGCAACAGATCCCCAGAAAAAGCGTTTTTTTCTTGAAAGGGTAAAAGAATATACACTTAAAAACGGACAGGAAAACTTTGTACAAGAATACAAGCTTGAATATGATAATCCTTTAGGTCTTCCTGACAGGCTGTCATTCAGCATGGACTATTTAGGATATAGCAATGGTAAAAGTAATCTGCAAACGCTGCTTCCTAATTTGAATTTATTTGGAAGTCGGTATAATGTTTTTAATCAGAATTCAGGATATTATGCAGACCGTACACCTGATTTTAATTTTACCAAAAATGGAACGTTGACTTCCATCACTTATCCCACCAAAGGCAAAACTGTTTTTGAATATGAACCCACGTTTGCCCGAAAAAGCACACCTGTACAGGGCGAAAAATCTCTGGTAATAGGAAATACTGAAGCTCTATGGGCGGACGGTTCATTAATTGATTACAATCTTGTGACCTCAAATCTTCCTTTATCTGGAGAACTCACAGGCAGTTTTCAGTCTTCAGAAGTCGAAGGAAACAATGTTCAGATAGAATTGAAACTCCACTCAAACGAAGTCGGTACCTATGCAGATAAAGGACGTGCTAAATTTGAAATCATCGATAGTGCTACTGGGCAGGTTATATTTAGCGAATTAATATTTCTTCCTAAAACCATGCAATACATAGACTCTTTCAATGACTTTATGATAGAGCCCAATAAAACCTATCTTTTTAAATACAACTTAGTAAATAATATTTGTCGTAAATGCAGTGCAACAAGTGTAATAAAATATTCTAAGAAGGGCGAATGGGAGCTTACACCAAACGGAAATATCAGGCTTAAAAAGCAATATGATGTTTCTGAAAACGGTTCTGTGAACTACAAAAGAATATACTATTCTGATTTTCAAAGCATCAATAACACGGGCAGTCTTGACTTCGAATACACACCGGAGTTTAGATCTAACAGGTTTGACCAGCAGCCATATTCTGGTTACTCTGGTCCAAATCAACTTCCTGGAGCAGGTGTCAGTTATGTCGGCAGTATTTCTGAAACCATACTTCACTCAGAACTGCAGATGCATATGGTAACAAGGTCAATACCTTCGGTATCCAATCCTGACGAAGGATTGGATGAATATTTAGACAATATTTATGATCCGATATATCCTGTGGTGAACATCAGCTACGGAGGAGATGAATTTGAGAAAGGAGGTGAAGAAAAAAGATTTACAATAAGTAACATCTATAATAGCTATACATTCAGACAGCCAACAGATGATGGTATGTTCACTAATATAGGTAGTGCATTAAATGAAGCTTCTGGATCAGCACAAAATACATTATTCTGGAATGTTCCTTTAGGGAATCTCAGCGGAAAACTTATTTCAAGCAAAGTGTTCGGAAACAAAAACGGACAGCTGTATTTAAAAACAGCAACACACAATGATTACCGTTTCGATCAAGTGGGTATTGTATCAAGTGTTGCTGGAATGACACTATTCCCACTAGTCTTTATTCCTACAGGATCAAATATCAATACCTACATCAGTAATATGTACATCACAGGATATATGCTGCCTTCCTATTCTGTTTTTTTAGACAGAAGTATCTCTAAAGAATACCTGGAAGATATTCCTTACAATACACCGAATGATGCTAATTATAAAAAAATTACGACCATCACCAATTACCTGTATGATAATATAGACAAGCAACTTTCAAAAAGTACAACACAATTCTCTGATATGAGGGTTCAGGAAACGACTTATAAATATGCTCGTGAAAAAGCTAACCAACGATTGATTACTGCCAATATGCTTGGAATTCCATTAGAAACATCTGTGATTGAGAAACAAAATGTTGCAGACGCAGGGAAAATAATTGCTAAAACCGAAACCAAATACGACAATCCTTCAAATCTTTTCCAAAGTTCAGTGTTGTCTTATGATTTGCAAAACAATAGTTCTACCGAAGTCACTTACGATCTATATGATTCCAAAGGAAATCTATTGCAGTACACAACGAAAGACGGCATTCCTGTATCCATTATCTGGGGATATAATGCTATCCAGCCGATAGCCAAAGTGACAGGAGCTACTTACGCACAAGTGAGCAACTTAGCAACAGCAATTATTGCCGCTTCAGATCTTGATGCTTCGAATCCTTCTAACGAACCTGCATTTATTAATATCTTAGATTCATTCAGAAAAGACTCAAATCTTTCAGGTTATCAAATTACTACATATACTTACGATCCATTAATCGGAGTCACCAGCATCACTCCATCATCAGGAATCAGAGAAGTTTACTTGTACGATTCTGCTAATCGATTAAAAGAAATCAGACAGGATAATTCGACAGGTAAACTGTTGAAAGAATTCAAATACAACTACAAACCATAAAAACACACCATGAAAAAAATACTCATCCCCATCAGTACTTTGTTTGTAGCGGGCATATCCCATGCACAGACGACGAATCTTAGTACAACAGAAAACTATGTCTATACGAAAACATATATAACCGATCCTACAGTAGCTAACCCCAAGACTGTTGAGACTGTACAATATTTTGACGGTTTAGGAAGACCTAAACAGATAGTTAATGTAAAAGCCTCGCCATTAGGCAGAGATGTCGTTACTCATATAGAGTATGATGGTTTTGGAAGACAAATCAAAGATTATCTTCCCGTACCTCAGAGTGGAACAATGAACGGAGCTATTGTACCGACACCCCTTGCCAATGCCGCACAAACCGACATCTACGGATCAGAGAAAATATATGCAGAAAAAATCTTAGAGAACTCACCACTAGACAGAATCCAACAACAGATCCAGGTAGGAAACGACTGGACTAATAAACCCGTCAAATTTGATTATGATGCTAATATTGGGACAGCTGATTATGTAAGAAAATATAAAACCTCTACGACATGGGTTGATGGCAGAACAGAAACTTCTATTGAGCTTCCTCAATATTTCGATTCCTCACAATTATACAAGAACACAATAACTGATGAAGACGGAAATAAAACCATAGAATTTAAAAACGGACAAGGGCAGACTCTTCTCGTGAGAAAAGTTTTGAGTGCTACAGAAAATGCAGATACCTATTATGTGTATAACGAATATAATCAACTCGCATTTGTTATTCCGCCATTAATTTCTACATGGAGTACTTTAGATCAAACAACCATCGATAATTTATTTTATCAATATCGCTATGATGGCAGAAACCGTTTGGTAGAAAAAAAACTTCCCGGTAAAGGATGGGAATATATGGTCTATGACAAGGCAGACCGATTGGTGGCAACACAAGATGCTAATCTAAGGCAAACCTCAAAATGGTTTGTTACAAAATATGATACATTTGGAAGAGTGATTTATACAGGATTGATGCCACTTCCAAATCAAACTCGTGCAGGATTACAGAATATAACCAATCAGTATGTCATCACTGAATCAAGAAACAATACAGGATTTACCAGAAATGGTATGCAGATTTATTATACAAATGATCTGTACAGTCAGATAGAAACTATATTGACGGTCAATTATTATGATATTTATCCTGTAGGAAGCCCTGCAATACCGACCCAAGTTTTGGGACAGAATATCCTGCACGAAAATGCACAACTATACAACATCAGTACAAAAACACTACCCGTTGCTTCTTATGTGAAAAACATTGAAGACGACAATTGGACAAAGAACTACAGCTGGTACGACACCAAAGGAAGGCCTGTTGCAAGCCATTCTGTCAATCATCTGGGAGGATATACCAAAACCGAATCTTTACTAGATTTTTCAGGAGTACTAAAACAGGCAATTACAAAACATAAACGATTAGATTCTGATACAGAGCGTGTAATTACTGAGAATTTCACCTACGATCATCAGAACAGACTGCTTACCCACACCCACCAGGTTGATAGCAATCCTCTTGAATACCTTGCCCAGAACGACTACAATGAACTTTCGCAGTTGAAAAACAAAAAAGTAGGCGGTACGAGTTTGGGAAGCGGAATTCAGACAGTTGATTATGCTTACAATATCCGTGGGTGGATGACGCAGATTAATGATCCTGCAAATCTAAACGGAAAATTGTTTGGATATCAAATAAAATACCATAACCCTGTATATACCAACAATGCTACAGGTAGATATAATGGCAATATTGCAGAAGTTGATTGGAAATCTGCGAATGATGGTGTCTTAAAAAGATACTCATATCAGTATGATGCATTAAACAGGCTGAAAAAAGGTTCATATGCTGAACCTGACACCTCTGTTCCCCAAAATGGATACTTCAGCGAAGAATTGAGCTATGATCCTAATGGTAATATTGGAACACTGAAAAGAAACAGGAATGCAGCTTATGTAGGAGCAGAGCTTATAGACGATCTTACGTATAATTATACAGGAAACAGACTTAATTCTGTAGCAGATGCATCGTCAAATTATTTAGGCTATCCTGATACTTCTGGTAATCTAATAAACTACGATTTTAATGGGAATATGACAGATCATGTTGACAAAGGTATCTTACAGATTGATTACAACTTTTTGAACCTTCCTAATTATATTAAATTCGATCAATTTATCACAAGGTTTTGGGAAGATATTTATAAAAACACGCTCTACACTTATCGTGCAGACGGCACAAAAATAAAGAAAACCCACACTTATTTTTCAGGAAAAACACAGGCTGTAATCATCAAAAAGACAGATTATCTCGACGGGTTTCAATATACTGACAATATAATTCAATTTGTCCCCACTTCAGAAGGGTATTTTGATTTTGTGAAAAATAAGTATATTTACAATTATACAGACCATTTAGGAAATACAAGATTAAGCTACCTACACAATGGCAGCAGCATAGGAGTTCTTGAAGAAAACATCTATTATCCTTTTGGATTAAAGCATGACGGGTATAATCCTGGTAAAAACCCAAATTATCAATATGAGTATAACGGTAAAGAATTGCAAACGGAAACAGGGATGTATGATTATGGAGCAAGATTTTATATGCCTGACATTGGAAGATGGGGAGTTGTGGATGAACTTGCTGAAACATCAACAAGATTTTCTACATACACATATGCTTTAGATAATCCAATTATGTTTGTTGATCCTGATGGTAGAGAAGCGGAACAATGTTGTGGTTGGTTAAAAAGCTATGCAAAAGGAGTTTTGAGTACAACTATGGGAATAGCCCAAAGTACAGCTACAACTCTTGTAGAAAATTCTAACCCTACTGTATTAATCTATAATAAAAGTAAAAGTATATATGGTTATGGAGAAAGGGTTGTTAATGGATATCAACAGGGAGGTGTAAAAGGAGCTGCTAAAGAATATGGTAATGTACTATATGAAGGTACTGGAGCAAAATCTGTTGTTCAAACTGCAAAAGGTGTAGCCAATGGCGATCCTGAAGCTATAGGTTCGGCTACTGCTCTCGTTGGTTTTGGAATAGCTACTCGTAAAGCTGGCGGTGCTGGATCCGTAGCAGAAACAACATCTTTAAGCTCAAAGGGAATTGTTGTTACACAGGAGTCTGTTGCATCAGCATTAAAAGATTCAAAACTACAAACGGCACAAGGTGTTGTATCGGGACCAATGGTTGAAAGATATGTAAAAATGGCACAAGAAGGAAATACTGCGCCGCCAATAAAAGTAACAAACAATGGTGTAATTGTAGATGGTAATCATAGATATGTAGCAGGAAGATTAGTTGGTAACGAACCATCTCAAGTCCCTGGATCCCTGTCTCCAAGTCAACAATCTAAAGTCCAGCCTGTTCAAAATACAAAAGTCGACCCTAATGATTGGGGTGGGCGTTAAATAAATTTATTATGATAATATATTGTGAAAATGATAATGAAATAGCCGTTCCTTATAATAGTTTAGATGGAGCTATTTTAGAAGATTTAGATTTACACAGGGCAAAGCTTGAAAATATGAATCTGAATAGCACAAGTTTTTTTAAATCAAATCTCCGAGGTGCATTTTTATTCAACTCTTGTTTGATAAAATCTAATCTTTCTTTTACGAACCTAATAACTGCTGATTTTAGAGACACTATTCTGCTTGATGCTAATTTATCTGAAAGTATAGCTTCATACTGTGATTTTAGTAATGCAAAACTTCAGGGAAGTAATCTAAAAGGTGCTAAAATTAACTTTTCAAATTTTACAAATGCAAACTTATCTGGTGCAAATATGCTTTGTATTGATATCGAGAAAGCAATATTTAAAGACACTGTGTATAATAATGAAACTATTTGGCCTAAAGATTTCGATCCTTTAATTAATGGATGTATGCTATTATAAGACCCTCCCCACTACCACGATTGTATCATGTGGCAGATAAAAAAACCTCGCAAAATTTGCGAGGTTTTTTGTGTTTTATAGTGCAGCAATATTTTTCTGCAAATAATCTTTAAACCGTTTTTTAGAAACGAAAGTTTCAATAAGTTTTAGGAGAATATTTTTTTCTTCAGTATCGAGTTCGTTAATGAGTTTTAATTGCTCTAGAACTGCAGTATCTTCCATAGAAACTTCGTTGGGAACATTATTTTTTTCATTGAAGAAAATAATATCATCAACAGAAATCCCGAAATGTTTAGCGACAAAAACCAACTTGTCAACAGGAATATCCTGTTGGTTGTTTTCCATTTTAGAATATCCTGTTCTGTGCGTGTGCATCAGATCAGCCATATCCTGTTGTGTTAAACCTGTACTCTCACGGAGTTTTTTTAAGTTGTCCTCCGCTACCGCACGATTTTATCGTGTGGCAGATAAAGATAAACCTCGCATTTTGCGAGGTTTTTTGTGTTATATGTTTTGTTTTGTATACGGAAACAGAACTACATTGCAGCAATATTTTTAAGTTTAGAGGCTTTGATAAAAGCATCGATGGTTGCAAATATGTGAGCTTTGGTATCACTGTCAAGTTCCTGTATTGCTTTTAGTTTTTTCAGAGTATCGTTGTCGATCTGCTCATACTGTCCGTCTTTTACGAGATAATCTAAAGTAACACCTAAAGCATCAGCAATTTTTGTAGCCGCATCAATCGACGGAATATTTCCTTTAAAGTTCAGTTCGTACTTACTGAAAATATATTTGGTTTTTTGCAAGCTCACACTACTCAAGATTTCTCAGCTTCACCTCTTTCTTAAGATAAGTTTTATAATCTTCTGCAAACATCCCAATATAAGTTCCTTTTTTCAGATCTCGGTTGACTCCGGTTTTACCTAGTAAGACAGAGCCACTTTCGATATTGTTTCCTGAAGCGATGCCAACCTGCCCCCATAAAGTAACCTCATCACCGATGATGCAACAACCTGCAATGCCGACCTGAGAAGCGATTAAGCATTTTTTACCAATCACGGTATCGTGCCCAATCTGAATCTGATTATCTAAAACTGAACCTTCACCAATAATGGTAGAATCTGTCACTCCCCTGTCAATGGTGCAGCCGTTTCCGATTTCTACGTTGTTTTCGATGATGACGTTTCCTACTGAGATTAAGCGGTCAAAATTTCCGTCTAATTTTCTGTAATAAAATGCGTCGCCACCCAAAACGGTGTTGGATTGAATGATGACATTATCTCCAATCACTGTACGATCGCCAATGACAACATTAGGGAAAATAATGGTGTTTTTTCCGATGGTGATGTTGTTTCCAAGGACTGCAGATGGATGGATTTTTGTGCCCTCTCCTATTTCTACATCATGAAGGGTTTCTGTGAAGTTGTAGATTTTGGTGAAATGGGTACTGATCTTATTGAAATCTCCAAACGGATCATCGGAAATTAAAAGAGCCTTACCTTCCGGGCATTCTACTTCTTTATCGATTAAGATGATAGTAGCAGCAGAATTTAAAGCTTTATCGTAATACTTCGGATGATTAACGAATACAATTTCACCCGATTTTACTCTGTGAATTTCGTTGGTACCAAAAACCTGAAAATCTTCGGAACCTACAAATTTTGCTCCGATAAGATCTGCAATTGTTTTTAGTTTTTGTGGCTGATGAAACGTCATATTTTTAATGATGCTTTTTTAGTTTAATCAACCTTGTCTGGTTTTGAAACTTAGACAAGATTTGTTTTTCGGTGTGAGTCGCAGCCCGACTTGATGGTCCTTCGACAAGCTCAGGATAAACTACAATTGCTGCCCTAAAAATGAAAGCTGAAAGTTGTTATACTTCCAGCTTCCTATTATTTTGAATAATTATTCTTTTACTCTTTCTAAGTAAGAACCGTCTTCTGTGCTCACTTTGATTTTGTCGCCAGCTTCAATGAACAAAGGTACCATTACTCTTGCTCCTGTCTCAACGATTGCATTTTTCAGCGCGTTGGTTGCTGTATTTCCTTTCACACCCGGATCAGCTTCTACCACCTCTAAATAAACTGACTGAGGAAGCTCTGCAGAAAGCGGAGTTTCATCAACTTCTTTCAAAATGATCGTTACTTCTTCACCTGCTTTCATCAGATTAGAGTTTTCAATCATTTCTTTGTCTAAGTATAGTTGAGAGAAATCTTCATTATTCATGAAGTGGAAACCATTCTCATCATCATAAAGATATTGGAATTTTCTTGTAATAACTTTCACTTCGTCAATTTTATGACCTGCAGAAAAAGTATTATCAATAACTTTACCGTTGGTTACCGATTTTAATTTTGTTCTCACGAAAGCAGGACCTTTTCCTGGTTTTACGTGCATAAATTCGATTACTTTAAAAATATCATTGCTGTACTCGATGCAAAGACCTTTTTTTATATCGTTACTTGTTGCCATTTAATTATTGTATGTTATTTTTTTTATTTTGATTTGTAGACCTGAAGGCTCAAAACCTTTCTTCCAAGCATATCCATCCCATCAATTCTAGGTTTGTAATAAGTCCCTGCATCTGCTGCAGTTACTGCACGATTATTTATTACTGTATTAAAATTGATGGTATTAATTAAAAGCCGGTCTAAATTTTTGTTGACTTCTGATGAACTTTTTAGGTCAGAATTTAAATTTGAAAAAGATATTTTAGAATAATCCAGAATTGAATTTACATTTCTTACTGCAATTGAATCTTTAAGATTCAAAGACACCACTTTTTTCTGCTGTGCAAAAATAAAAGAAGAAAATACTGTAAAAATTAATACTAAATTTTTCATTCTGATTCAATTTAAATTATTCTTTTCCTGTTCCGTATCCTTTTACGATACCTCTTGGAGAGTTTTGGATGAACTGTAGAATTTCGTCTCTTTCTGCTGTAGGAAGCATTTCTTTTTCGATGTGTGAAACTGCCTGAGAAACGTTCATTTTCATCTGAAAGATTGCTCTGTAAATTTTTTGAATTTCAAAGATTTTATCATTAGTAAATCCTCTTCTTCTTAAACCTACAGAATTTATTCCTGCATAAGACATCGGCTCACGCGCTACTTTTACATAAGGCGGAATATCTTTTCTTACCAAAGTTCCTCCAGAAATCATCACGTGCTTCCCAATTTTTCCAAACTGGTGAACAGCACTTAAGCCACCCATTACCGTAAAATCACCTATTTCT comes from Chryseobacterium sp. 3008163 and encodes:
- a CDS encoding XRE family transcriptional regulator, which codes for MSLQKTKYIFSKYELNFKGNIPSIDAATKIADALGVTLDYLVKDGQYEQIDNDTLKKLKAIQELDSDTKAHIFATIDAFIKASKLKNIAAM
- a CDS encoding helix-turn-helix domain-containing protein, with the translated sequence MADLMHTHRTGYSKMENNQQDIPVDKLVFVAKHFGISVDDIIFFNEKNNVPNEVSMEDTAVLEQLKLINELDTEEKNILLKLIETFVSKKRFKDYLQKNIAAL
- the efp gene encoding elongation factor P, translated to MATSNDIKKGLCIEYSNDIFKVIEFMHVKPGKGPAFVRTKLKSVTNGKVIDNTFSAGHKIDEVKVITRKFQYLYDDENGFHFMNNEDFSQLYLDKEMIENSNLMKAGEEVTIILKEVDETPLSAELPQSVYLEVVEADPGVKGNTATNALKNAIVETGARVMVPLFIEAGDKIKVSTEDGSYLERVKE
- a CDS encoding LpxD N-terminal domain-containing protein, yielding MTFHQPQKLKTIADLIGAKFVGSEDFQVFGTNEIHRVKSGEIVFVNHPKYYDKALNSAATIILIDKEVECPEGKALLISDDPFGDFNKISTHFTKIYNFTETLHDVEIGEGTKIHPSAVLGNNITIGKNTIIFPNVVIGDRTVIGDNVIIQSNTVLGGDAFYYRKLDGNFDRLISVGNVIIENNVEIGNGCTIDRGVTDSTIIGEGSVLDNQIQIGHDTVIGKKCLIASQVGIAGCCIIGDEVTLWGQVGIASGNNIESGSVLLGKTGVNRDLKKGTYIGMFAEDYKTYLKKEVKLRNLE